The proteins below come from a single Dermacentor albipictus isolate Rhodes 1998 colony chromosome 7, USDA_Dalb.pri_finalv2, whole genome shotgun sequence genomic window:
- the LOC135904405 gene encoding cylicin-2-like: MKVAFVTVTHAVVVIIATELEHVKARRSNSVAGAYTPGIGLIYLGIPRKDTPLLHKPPQSWTKKAKGPRYLVGKPGSYFVGNRPRYARGRKLKKLATHRSGKNKPIGKHTTMHKKSEHEGKENDHSPAANGHQNGTEATGGGNGRTMDPVGMGMGMGRSMGMGMGMGRMMGLMMANEIGKSVANAAVDITKEIVAANRAAQALAAAAKGHGAADTGEKGGADAGDKGGDEGDKKDSKDAKNSKDGAEEGGTTEKKAGKDKKESKDAKDSKAATGGTSSSDKKSA; this comes from the exons ATGAAGGTCGCCTTTGTCACCGTCACACATGCTGTCGTCGTGATTATAGCCACGGAATTGGAGCACGTTAAGGCCAGAA GAAGTAACAGCGTGGCTGGGGCCTACACACCGGGAATAGGACTAATTTATTTGG GTATACCAAGAAAAGACACCCCATTATTGCATAAACCACCGCAGTCATGGACGAAAAAAGCAA AGGGACCACGATATCTTGTCGGAAAGCCTGGATCATATTTTGTGG GAAATCGCCCGAGATACGCCCGGGGGAGGAAACTGAAGAAGCTGGCAACACACC GGAGCGGGAAGAACAAGCCAATAGGCAAGCATACAACAATGCACAAGAAATCAGAGCATGAGG GCAAAGAAAACGATCACTCGCCCGCAGCCAATGGGCATCAGAATGGAACTGAAGCTACCG GAGGTGGAAACGGTAGAACGATGGACCCAGTGGGCATGGGAATGGGTATGGGAAGGAGCATGGGAATGGGCATGGGAATGG GTAGAATGATGGGCCTCATGATGGCAAACGAAATAGGCAAAAGTG TTGCTAATGCAGCCGTGGACATAACGAAGGAGATTGTTGCAGCAAACCGAGCTGCTCAGGC TTTAGCAGCCGCAGCCAAAGGTCACGGTGCTGCGGATACGGGTGAAAAAGGTGGAGCGGATGCAGGTGACAAGGGAGGTGATG AAGGGGATAAGAAGGATTCCAAGGACGCGAAGAATTCTAAAGATGGCGCAGAAGAAGGTGGTACTACTGAGAAAAAGGCAG GAAAGGATAAGAAGGAGTCGAAAGATGCGAAGGATTCGAAAGCTGCAACAGGAGGAACTAGCTCATCGGACAAAAAGTCAG cttga